From one Trifolium pratense cultivar HEN17-A07 linkage group LG1, ARS_RC_1.1, whole genome shotgun sequence genomic stretch:
- the LOC123902941 gene encoding uncharacterized protein LOC123902941 has translation MLFLMDNSDSKVVINDVKNYIMDKPVVACVMDGVKVEDHVNGEDDSDSNSLLPPRRGCMSRNCNKTRRKVQWNDKNGNKLAEVLEYEPSDVSDSEDDEDSDSCICTIM, from the exons ATGTTGTTCTTGATGGATAATTCGGATTCAAAGGTTGTTATTAATGATGTTAAGAATTACATAATGGATAAACCTGTTGTAGCTTGTGTTATGGATGGTGTTAAAGTTGAAGATCATGTCAATGGTGAAGATGATAGTGATTCTAATTCTTTGTTGCCTCCTAGAAGAGGTTGTATGTCAAGAAACTGTAATAAGACAAGAAGGAAAGTTCAATGGAATGATAAGAATGGTAATAAACTTGCTGAGGTTTTGGAATATGAACCAAg TGATGTCAGTGACTCAGAAGATGACGAAGATTCAGATTCTTGTATCTGTACAATAATGTAG